In Mytilus trossulus isolate FHL-02 chromosome 14, PNRI_Mtr1.1.1.hap1, whole genome shotgun sequence, a genomic segment contains:
- the LOC134695709 gene encoding calcineurin subunit B type 1-like isoform X2 produces the protein MGNHNSIDDHLASNFDADEVRRLGKRFCKLDKDNSGSLSVDEFMSIPELKDNPLVQRVVSIIDTDGNGEVDFKEFLNGLSQFSVKGDPKDKLRFAFAIYDMDKDGYISNGELYQVLKLMVGDHLKDTQLQQIVDKTVVMADQDMDGKLSFQEFCTVAESIEFHKKMVVDHV, from the exons ATG GGTAATCACAATTCCATTGATGATCATCTGGCTTCCAATT ttgaTGCAGATGAAGTAAGACGTCTTGGGAAAAGATTTTGCAAACTAGACAAAGATAATTCTGGTTCTTTAAGTGTTGATGAGTTTATGTCCATTCCAGAGTTGAAGGATAATCCATTGGTCCAGAGAGTTGTATCTATCATTGATACGGATGGCAATGGGGAAGTGGATTTTAAAG aatttttaaatggATTGTCGCAGTTCAGTGTGAAAGGTGACCCAAAAGATAAACTGAGat TTGCCTTTGCTATTTATGATATGGACAAAGATGGATATATATCTAATGGAGAATTATACCAGGTGTTAAAGTTAATGGTAGGTGATCATCTGAAAGACACCCAGCTACAACAGATTGTTGATAAAACTGTTGTTATGGCTGACCAAGATATGGATGGAAAACTGTCATTTCAGGAATTTTGCACT GTTGCAGAGAGTATTGAGTTTCACAAGAAGATGGTGGTGGACCATGTGTAG
- the LOC134695709 gene encoding calcineurin subunit B type 1-like isoform X1 → MEKFKIPEIKEELDFDRQGNHNSIDDHLASNFDADEVRRLGKRFCKLDKDNSGSLSVDEFMSIPELKDNPLVQRVVSIIDTDGNGEVDFKEFLNGLSQFSVKGDPKDKLRFAFAIYDMDKDGYISNGELYQVLKLMVGDHLKDTQLQQIVDKTVVMADQDMDGKLSFQEFCTVAESIEFHKKMVVDHV, encoded by the exons ATGGAGAAATTCAAAATCCCAGAAATAAAGGAAGAGCTTGATTTTGACAGACAG GGTAATCACAATTCCATTGATGATCATCTGGCTTCCAATT ttgaTGCAGATGAAGTAAGACGTCTTGGGAAAAGATTTTGCAAACTAGACAAAGATAATTCTGGTTCTTTAAGTGTTGATGAGTTTATGTCCATTCCAGAGTTGAAGGATAATCCATTGGTCCAGAGAGTTGTATCTATCATTGATACGGATGGCAATGGGGAAGTGGATTTTAAAG aatttttaaatggATTGTCGCAGTTCAGTGTGAAAGGTGACCCAAAAGATAAACTGAGat TTGCCTTTGCTATTTATGATATGGACAAAGATGGATATATATCTAATGGAGAATTATACCAGGTGTTAAAGTTAATGGTAGGTGATCATCTGAAAGACACCCAGCTACAACAGATTGTTGATAAAACTGTTGTTATGGCTGACCAAGATATGGATGGAAAACTGTCATTTCAGGAATTTTGCACT GTTGCAGAGAGTATTGAGTTTCACAAGAAGATGGTGGTGGACCATGTGTAG
- the LOC134695709 gene encoding calcineurin subunit B type 2-like isoform X3: MEKFKIPEIKEELDFDRQGNHNSIDDHLASNFDADEVRRLGKRFCKLDKDNSGSLSVDEFMSIPELKDNPLVQRVVSIIDTDGNGEVDFKVAFAIYDMDKDGYISNGELYQVLKLMVGDHLKDTQLQQIVDKTVVMADQDMDGKLSFQEFCTVAESIEFHKKMVVDHV; the protein is encoded by the exons ATGGAGAAATTCAAAATCCCAGAAATAAAGGAAGAGCTTGATTTTGACAGACAG GGTAATCACAATTCCATTGATGATCATCTGGCTTCCAATT ttgaTGCAGATGAAGTAAGACGTCTTGGGAAAAGATTTTGCAAACTAGACAAAGATAATTCTGGTTCTTTAAGTGTTGATGAGTTTATGTCCATTCCAGAGTTGAAGGATAATCCATTGGTCCAGAGAGTTGTATCTATCATTGATACGGATGGCAATGGGGAAGTGGATTTTAAAG TTGCCTTTGCTATTTATGATATGGACAAAGATGGATATATATCTAATGGAGAATTATACCAGGTGTTAAAGTTAATGGTAGGTGATCATCTGAAAGACACCCAGCTACAACAGATTGTTGATAAAACTGTTGTTATGGCTGACCAAGATATGGATGGAAAACTGTCATTTCAGGAATTTTGCACT GTTGCAGAGAGTATTGAGTTTCACAAGAAGATGGTGGTGGACCATGTGTAG